Proteins encoded together in one Canis lupus familiaris isolate Mischka breed German Shepherd chromosome 25, alternate assembly UU_Cfam_GSD_1.0, whole genome shotgun sequence window:
- the LOC119865815 gene encoding spidroin-1-like isoform X1, translating into MGAGGARALGPGRGPRGGGSRAAGDGRRAAGHGPRATGGLRDRVAARAAGAGAAAAAAAAAAAAGRSRGRARAWRLRLPRQRGGGRARAAGARPGARTGRHPDPGRCGPPRPAPRRGRARPWESGPRTGAIP; encoded by the exons ATGGGGGCCGGCGGCGCGCGGGCGCTGGGGCCGGGTCGCGGGCCGCGTGGGGGCGGGAGCCGGGCCGCGGGCgacgggcggcgggcggcgggccaCGGGCCACGGGCCACGGGCGGGCTCCGGGACCGGGTCGCAGCGCGCGCGGCTGGAGCCggagctgccgccgccgccgccgccgccgccgccgctgccgggCGCTCCCGCGGGCGGGCGCGCGCCTGGAGGCTCCGGTTGCCACGGCAACGGGGAGGCGGGAGGGCGCGCGCGGCGGGGGCGAGGCCGGGAGCCCGGACTGGGCGCCACCCGGACCCCGGGCGCTGCGGGCCCCCGCGCCCTGCACCCCGCCGCGGCCGCGCCCGGCCCTGGGAGAGCGGCCCGCGGACCG gtgccATCCCCTGA